Proteins encoded together in one Miscanthus floridulus cultivar M001 chromosome 16, ASM1932011v1, whole genome shotgun sequence window:
- the LOC136510902 gene encoding uncharacterized protein produces the protein MVPQATAEEDEVMEIERAAPKPQSIQILRKRGEEVVVVEEENTTREIKRLKSAVAGVMTQIEGIAQIADQQHQLLKRMEPLAEENKILWEALSLSEKSIQRAQHERDLAESNSRDLEHWNGVLSERLTAAFEQLKKTSEQLATVSEELKNMSEQLGKKNGELDSKTEQLDRKCQQLEDVSKLKSEQDAELNQLRQTVKQIRQEKMKESGRADKLAKELKVYVLVQEAKVQKDNFNTITAAIKPVLNCVNVEPSPHPDGPILIELVDNQRRIPIYHEAFDAELDGYTETIETCFVLRGIVGGRKMYTENISEFVLCRCDEQNARTNTIDVKGAIEVHHPVLGASGGNGFLDLGPLSDEISKRM, from the exons ATGGTGCCTCAAGCAacggcggaggaggatgaggtcatggagatcgagcgtgccgcacCTAAACCCCAATCCATCCAGATTCTCCGAAAACgtggggaagaggtggtagtcgtcgaggaagaaaataccaccagggaaataaagaggttgaaatccgccgtcgctggagttatgactcaaattgAG GGGATAGCTCAGATAGCCGATCAACAGCACCAACTattaaagaggatggagcccctcgccgaggaaaataagatactctGGGAGGCGTTAAGTCTTTCAGAGAaaagtattcagagggcccagcACGAGCGGGACCTTGCAGAGTCGAACTCGCGGGACCTTGAACATTGGAATGGGGTTCTGTCTGAGCGACTAACGGCTGCGTttgagcagctgaagaagacatctGAGCAGCTGGCGACTGTATCCGAGGAACTTAAAAATATGTCCGAGCAGTTGGGCAAGAAAAACGgagaactcgatagtaaaaccgagcagctcgaccggaagtgccagcagttggaggatgtatccaagctaaaatccg agcaagatgcagaactcaaccagcttcgccagaccgtcaaacaaatccgacaagagaaaatgaaggagtcagggcgagcagataaactggccaaagaattgaaag tttatgtgctggtgcaggaagccaaagtccagaaggacaacttcaacactataactgccgcaataaaaccagtgctCAACTGCGTCAACGTTGAACCGTCACCCCAtcctgatg GACCgatccttattgagttggttgataaccagcgcagaatccccatataccatgaggcgtttgatgccgagctcgacggctatacggagaccatagagacatgcttcgtactccgcggcattgttggaggccgaaaaatGTATACGGAGAACATATCAGAGTTTGtcctttgtcggtgtgatgaacagaatgcccgcaccaacaccattgatgttaagggcgccatcgaagtacatcacccagtgctcggggcaagtggcggcaatgggttcttggatctcggtccactcagcgatgaaatcagcaagcgcatGTGA